Below is a window of Campylobacter canadensis DNA.
ATTAAAGCATAAGCACAAGCCCTAGCCGCACCACCTACTCCAAGCAATAAAACTCGTTTAAAATCATAATTTTGCAATGCCTTTATAAAACCATAAAAATCTGTATTGTAAGCTTTTATAATACCATTGTCATTTACTATTGTATTTGCTGCTTTTATGATTTTTACCTCATCACTACAAATATCTGCATATTGTAAAACTTCTTCTTTAAATGGCACAGTTATATTTGCACCCTTTAAGCTTAAAATTCTATTTTGTAAAGATAAAGTATCTTCTAAATAAGCTTTATAATCATAGTTTAAATTAAATTCTTTAAACCATAAATTATGAATATGTGGAGATTTAGAATGAGCGATAGGATTACCTATCACTCCAAAACATAATTTATTTTGCACGATAAATAAAGGCGTCTTTCTTTACATTTTCTCTAATGTATTTTAAAGCTTCCTTACTATCGTTATAAGGACCAACAATAACTCTACTAATACCAGTTGTATCATCTTTTACAACTTTATAGTTTAAGCCTAGATTGTCTAGTTTTTTAATTTCATGTGAATTTAAATCAAGATTTCTTCCCGCATAAACTTGTATAAAGGTATTACCTGAATTTGATGGCTTATTTGCTGTTTGCA
It encodes the following:
- a CDS encoding shikimate dehydrogenase, whose translation is MQNKLCFGVIGNPIAHSKSPHIHNLWFKEFNLNYDYKAYLEDTLSLQNRILSLKGANITVPFKEEVLQYADICSDEVKIIKAANTIVNDNGIIKAYNTDFYGFIKALQNYDFKRVLLLGVGGAARACAYALMKNNIDFTVFNRSKKEDFICKVENELYEFNFDVVVNCTSSSLTGQLPCSIELLNKLKAKAKIVYDLFYTKSVFLEYFENAIKIDGKLMLLYQAALAAEYFYNIKISDELVKKSEKIIF